The Lactuca sativa cultivar Salinas chromosome 2, Lsat_Salinas_v11, whole genome shotgun sequence genome includes the window GGAGAAGACAAATCTCTTGCAAATCCACCACTATATTCTTCCTTGTCGATTTTGATTTCATCTGCAAACCTTAAAAAACATATGGTTTGAAGTTAAACTGATATAGGTCGGTCTGAATTAGAGATTGAAGTCAAACGAGTTTCGATCTGGATTTACAATATGCATATGATTTGAATATGATATCAAAATCGACCCCTTTTCTCTTCCACCATAACCCTTACGCCCCACTCTTGAGTTCAACTTAAGgagataaaagaaaggaaatgggCGGAAATGAGAGGAAGGTAAGAGAGATTGAtgctcccgagtttcattaaaggagggAAGTGGAAGGATATGGAAGGATCACTTTCCTTCCTagctttccttccgatttgggaggatttgaaaagaaagaataaaatgtttaactttccttccatttctctccaactcgggaGCACAAAAGACAAATttgttttcctttcttttctcttcttttctctccttactttcttttctattctcttcttttctttgcttCAACTCGGGAGCGGGGTGTTAGGGATGAGAACTTGGCTCGGAAACCCAAAGTGAAACACACCGAACcgaatttgtaacatcccaaaatttaagactaaaaaatttgatttttatattaataaaaccattatccaaaaCATTATCTTAAAACCATAGTGAAATCAGAGTATATCCAAATCATCCAAGTACATCAGAGTTAAACAAAATGCGGAACAATATGGTGTGTGTCacgcaatcatcccgagctcttccctttcgaTCTGGGAGTACTTGAAacgtaaactgaaaaccgtaaacacgaagcttagtgagttcccaaaatactgcataccatacatatctgccAGCTTCACGTTGTGTCTGGTCCATTTCACCCCCGTTTCTATTTCGCCCCCAAGTCTATTTCACCTCATTCGTCAGCCCCAAGCtatatcgggtctatttcaccgcTGAGTCTATTTCAACGCATATTTCAGCACAAGGTTGTacagggtctatttcacccccggttttatttcaccccacatacatatagcaaacaGCCACACATGCATATAACATATACATCAGGAGTCACAAATACcacaagcacataacatatcctagtgtCCTACAGTATAGTGAGCAAACCCACCTCGATCCTGCTGATAACGAAATACATAGGCTGGTGCAACTAGTAATTACCTCACTAACCATGAAAacaaaaccctaattaataattaggtcaaTAACCATAACCGAGGTCCCTACTCCTCAACTTTACtcctagggtaaaagactattttaaccTTCCCTTACTGGGCCTAACTAACTTGGACCAAAAATCCAATAATGGTGCAAGGTCCAAAAAATGGCCCAACTCATAAACCTAAGGCCCAACCATGGCCTAACAAACATAAGACCCAAAGCCCAAAAGAATCCTGAGTCCAAAAGGGCCCAAATCGCTAAAAGCCCACATCACCGAGTACACTCGACGTACTCCTCATACGCATGATGTACGAGTGTTGACTAAAAAACGTGCAGCTGACCCAGTATGCGCAGCGTACCAGGAATTACGCTCCACGCACCCGCCAGGGTCCCATTTGTCCAATTTTGTCTTAATCACTTAAGCTCTTAATGTTCAAACGTCAGATCTACTTCATTTCAAGGTATTaatacataaagttggcaactttatcactttgcacgacttaatgggacccaaaaaCTGATTTTGTCCATTAAGACCCATAATAATGactctaactcatgcatggtccatTATGATTCATCGAGATGACATTTCTTTACACAAAGAACATCATAAGGGTTAAGATCTAGTTTTCTTAGATCCTGGAGtggctcaaactcacaaggagaCTCGTAAAACCATAATAAGCTCAAAAGAAAGCCCTAATCTCAATCTAACACAAAGAGGTATCTAGATGCGACCTTTTATGCCTTCTGAAGCTAGCAAGTTTGATggagattctggatctacaaccTCAAGTCCAACCAAAGGTTGATCACCAAGCACTACCTTCTTTAATGCACACAAAACAACACAAATTTACTTCCAAAGAAAATGACATGGAAAATATTTGTGTTATAACATTGTTATAACATGAAAACCATATCCTTGTTTGGTGTTATAACATCATTGCTTATCTGGCATGTGAGATGACACCAAACTGGTGTTACATCTCGTTGTCCACATCCAATGCTCTAAAGAAAGTCCTTGTGTTCTCTCTATTCTTCCTTTAAACAAGAAAGTGTGTATATCGACGTATATGTCTGTGATGGTCCAGTGTGTGCAACaatgttttgtgtgtgtggctccatttctaattaataaaattttaaattaaatttaaaacataataaaagaatGTATTAGAAaagtattttagtttttttaaattttcaatggACATAAAATCACAAACAAACATGACCAAAAAGATCAATGAAGCCAAAATAATAAAGGTTCGGACTAAAAAAGAAaaaccattcttgcaattttgtaaAAAAGATGCTAGTATACTTTATTTAGAGTTTCAAGAGTTATGATGGTGCAccattaatttacttaaaaaccACATGGGACTTCACCAAAGGAGGATTTTCACGGACTCTTAGCGAACTATTTTTTAGTCAAGCATGATAGGAAAAAAATTGAATGGGAAATTACCGAGTTCCACTATTCACGAAACATAATTCTAAAGCTCTAGAACTGCATGAAAGTAATTCATAATTATGCATTCCGCAAACTATTCGCAAAATCACAATATGTAAGAAAACATCGTCTAGCAAATTCAAAAGTCTTTTTTCCACGAAACAAGTGATTATTTTGTGAATCAACATAAATATAGTTTAGCACCGATCATTTAGTACGAAACACTTCAAAAGTGAGTTACACCAAGTTCGAATCTAATAGATTTCAATCCTTTTCTGTGTTAAAAATGAGATTCTTTTGTCATGCAAAGTCAAATTATTAATTACTTTTGACATAcctaaaattattaatttaaattatatcTTATAAATACCTCTATTGGTTTGATATATTACTTTAATATAAAAAAGAATATTTAATTTTGGATATAAGGTTACACATAGATCATCTCCAACTCAATTCTATTTTTCCCCAAAAAATGGAATAAATAGTGTTTCATTTTCAATCCTATTTTATTTTTTACCCCATTTTTACTCCCAAAAAATATATTtgtaatatatattatatttttttctaaCTTATATAGATTGTCAACCATACCCCTTCTActaatttggttttaacaaatatataatctatatttttttcattacaaaattattaaataaaacagattatatttataatacttaattataagcttttgtaaaatacgttatcgtgttttaaaatttctattttatatgaatttgataaacaaaaagtaaattttatatttataatttattaatataatttaatatataatacaatattataagtattaaatactacaattaaattataattagtatataaaaataaactagtaatgtataaatatataaaaaaagagaCTAAACCGACAACTCAAAGTTCATCCTCATTTTGGGagaaatgaatagtataacatcatatttggtgttatactattcatttcccCCAAAATTGGGGAATAAATGGAATAAGGTTGGAGATGAATAAGAAAAGAAATGAGAGAAAAAAATAGGAATGGATTAGAGTTGCTCTTAAAGATGTTTGAAATATATAACTTTTGGAATTTATTCAATTATTttactttattaaaaaaaatgatttcaaatataagttccaagatatttgttTGTCTACGCACCTCATCGCAAACCACACTTTATCGCCTCAAAACACATCATACATAATGGCACCATTGAATTCAACCTTCATTTATATGCAATTGGCCCAATCTTGCATCATTTCCTACACGGATGTTGATTGGGCAGGGTGTCTCGACAACAGATAACCCACCCCACATTGTTTTAAGAGACAGTCTCGTCTCATGGTCTAAAAAACAACCTACTTTCTCCTGTTTAAGTTCCAAGTTAGGATATCAAGGTGTTGCAAAAACCTATTAGCTCCTCAACGTATTTCTTGAACTTCATTACTCCTATATATGCGGGCTACTCTACTTTATTGCAACCATATATCAGTTAGAGGTGAGCAAACTTGAACCAAAAAACCGACGAAACCGAAACCGAAGCAAAACCGATGATTTatgtttgaattttttaaaaggtcttttatgagattaacctaaaaaaacataaacaatgaTTATGGATGAATATTGATtctctccaaaaaaaaaaaaaaaaaaatgtgaacAATACAATCTTTATTATCATTTAAATTCACATTTTTTATGCTAAGCCCACCAATATAACTCATGGATAGGAACCTAAAGTGATTTAGAACTTGTTGATTCAAAGTTAAATGAGTTTTGTTTACTTATGAATTTCAATATCCTCACATATATCTATATCCATTTGTTCCTCCTTAAACCATGTTAATCACACAACTTTTTTGGGGTTATTTTCAATTATGAGTATGAaaagggtatttatgtctttttcaCCGACACAAGATTAAAAAAGTGTTCTTTTCCCACCTTCTTCCACTTTTTGGGTGGGACAAACAAATAACCTCTTAAATTACATTAGTAAAAACTTTGATTATCAATATAACATTTGTAATcatatcaaatatattaaattttcaTAAGAAGCTACAAAAAGTCTGTAAAAATCTGTCTGGGATCAATTCAAACAAACCGACCCGTTTGACCTTTACAAATAACTTTCAATTCAATACTTTCATAAATAACTTTTCTTCAAATCGAAATCTGAAATATTTTCTAGTTTCAGACCAAACTTTGATAATCCAAACATTTCATATTTGCATCAGAAAATTGCCTAGAGGAATACAAGAGAAAAGTTCCACACTAAACTTCTTCATTCAAAAGCCCATATCCAGAAGAAACCAAATGAAATAAACACTCACTCCCCATTGACAACAACATTCACATCTTCAGCTTCAGTTTCCTCTGCTTTTCCATTCTCCATTGGAGACTCTTCTGTTTTAGTCTTTTTGGCTTCCTTTGACTTTGATGTGTCTGACTTCCTTTTCGCATTCTTCTGCTTGAATTCTGCAAGTATGAACAACTTGTTAATGTAACAATCACAGAAAAATCAAGCTCAATACACATCCATGGCTTCATGTTAGTTTAGAATAAGAGCACACATATACTTTCAGGTTTAGGAATGTTTTCAACCTTCAAGGGAGGTTCTTAGAGATGCAATGAACTCTGGAAACTCTATCTCTTCAAGAGCCTTGAATACATCTTCAGCACTGATTGTTTGCCTCTTGGATTCCTTGCATATGTCATTTGCCCTGCAAAAGATTACATTGGAGCTGAATTAGGGCAACATCAACCTTCGCAAATCAACGACTTTAGCATCAACCTTCTCGAATTCCGTTCAATATAACATCCATTCTTTCTGTTATATGATACTCTGAAAAAGGGAAGTATCCTATCCCTCTCGCTATAGCTATGCTATAATTTCTATTAGCACAAATTAACCAGTGAAATGAGACTTAACTATACTTATACGTATATAGCAAAAGAAGAAAAGGCCTTCAATGCTATAACTTCAACATTAGATCTCAATCGGCTTGCATCTTAAACGCTACAAGTGGAATTTGCTATATACCTTAGATCTACATGAAATGTAGCACAATTACACCAAGGTAATGTTGGTGTTCGATTTgtcaaaaaattatataaattgagCAAGGGGAAGGAATCTGTACTGACGTAGCGGAAAGGTAATGGATGAAAATTCGAGAGCTTTCGGAGAAGGCTAAGAGAGAATCCTTTAAGACTTGAATTTCACCCCCGTCTTGAGATAATTGAGACAGTTTATCCTTTACTAGTCTCTTCACTATCGCCTTCGGCAGCTCCTCCGCATCTGCAACAACTTTCTCCACCACCGTTGCTGTCGTGGCCGTCGCCATAGTCGTGGCTATTCTTCTCAAATCTCAACCTCGATCTCAGTAATTTGCAATGTGTTTAtcaatctagggtttctttccCGCCATTGTCCGAGAAAGCTTTTATACGAAATTGGAACGATCTTTTCTTGAGGACCTCGTGGCTTGTAATTTCACttattaacatttaaaattataataGTTGGTTTATAATATTGGGAAATTGAGtgatgtaacttttttttttttgttgtttttataaaatataaacattttttttaaatgaccacTTGGGAATGGGGTGTTTAGGACCTGATTTCGTACTTTGTTAAACGGATAGATAATTTTGATTCGGTAAGTTGGTTCTCCTATACATATTTTTTAACCCGTTTCAGACTAGATTTCGATATTTTCTTTTTTCGGATTACTTTACATCTCATTCCAAACACCTCTACaaccgaaaaaaaaaatttgatagcagtgaaaaaatgcaatttttataTGTAAGTTTCACATTTATATAAGTATTTCGGGTCTGCCTTATGTGTAGATAAAACAAAGTTAGGGCTTAGGACCCCCACTTTTAAGGGGGTCCACTTAAACCCAAGTTCTTATTACCTAGTCCATATTTCATTTGGTTGTTCCCAAAAAGAATCGAATTCCCTACATGCCTTTCCCAGAATCGTTGTACTCCTAACGCCTTAAAGAAGTTCTATTCTTCTTATTGTACAAGCGACGATTACTGGTGTTCTTCCTTCGCCCTTATCAACTTGAACACTTTTAAGTATGAACCGCTGAAATACACTACATtatgttcttcttcttccttctccatTCTCGACTTCTCCATTCTCTATTGAAGGTTATCACAAACTCATAGTATCACTGAATTAGTAATacatttgaagttttttttttcactttttagTTAATATATTTCCATTATCTATCATGTTGTCATTTGATTACCTAATTAGGGTTAATACTTAAAGCTGATTAGGGTTATTGGCTTTGGTTGGTGGAATTGGAATTTTTTTTCCTGATCAAAATCATGTTTGTTTTAAAAATCCCGATTGAAGGCAGATTGGTAGTGACCATGTCCAATCAAAATCGGTTATGAGTTGTATGACTATACAACATCTCTTGTTCTTTAGCAAATTCAAACGAGAATGAATCTTTCCTGATCTGATTTTTTATTCCACGGGTTAATACTTTTCAGTTTTTATTTAGTCATTTATCTGATTTTTTGTTCCATTGTTCAATGATTACAACAGATTACATATTACAGTCAGTGAATCAAGTTCGACTGTTGGAACGAATTTGAGTTTTCAGTTTTCCAGATTTGAGCTTTCCATTATCTTCGGGACGGTATAATTCTTAGCCATATCTTCTATACTTATAGTAGTTGTCTTGGTGATTGTTCATTgttattattaatcaaataattaataaTCATGTAAAATAGGAAATACGAATTTCATTAAAGAAAGATAAAATGGTTATTTtgtcaattgaaaaacatttagtaaaAGAAATTGAGTATGAAAACTTCATTAAAGAATTTGCATCTAAAAAGTCTAGAAAAATTAACTTGATGTCTTAAATATATTCACaaaaaacatatacataataaaaaaaaagtttttaactCCGTCATTTATAaactttttagtttattattgctGCTCCCAAGCTCGAATAAATGATGAGGGCTTATAACATTAAGTATAGCAAATGTCAAAGGCCTTTGGCAAGGGCCCCAAAAAAATTGTTTGCTTAGAGCTCCCAAACTGGTTGAGACGACCCTGTAGGTATTATAGGGTTTTCTATGAATTTTAATCGTGTTAATGCAATTATAAGATTACATGGACTTATACATTTATACTACATCATACATCATTATTAAAAACTCTAATTTTCGTTAGTCCGGAACGTGCCCGAAATTCGAAAATCATGTCCGGAATCTAAAAATCATGTCTAAAATATAATGAACCGAATTCGGAATTTTGTTTCAGACTACTGTTCCGGAATTTTTTTGTCCAGAATTCCACTCGGGAACATACATACAAAAATCTCTAATTAATAATTCTTTTGATTGTATCATGATAGAACATACGAAACAGTTGTTACTACAACCTGCAGACCTGAACTTGGGCATGAAATCATGGTGCGCTTACAAAACCGACCAATTTGTGGGTTGATGTTTAGGCAATCATGTTTTGGTGATTACGTGAACATGTTGATGGGTGTCGAATGTCACCCTTTACTATGTCACTATCTTATGTTCAAGGAAGTTACTACTTTTGATCCAATTGACCTAAAAGAGCTTCTATTTCCTGTTGGCGACTATCAGGTTTGCTTTGACAAGAAAGCATTCTGCTTTGTCACCGGCTTGCGGTTCGGGGATTATTTCCATCCCAGTTCTAGTTTTGCAGAATTCAGAGAACGTGTGTTTCCATTTGTGTCGATTTCACGTTCGGTAAGTATGGTTGACCTTATGCACGTGTTCAATAACTTACTTCATCAATTAAGCAATAAAAGATGTGGTGAGAGTCTCCCTGCTGTATATGCTAGAGCAAGGATTTTTAAGGAAATA containing:
- the LOC111917504 gene encoding DNA polymerase II subunit B4; its protein translation is MATATTATVVEKVVADAEELPKAIVKRLVKDKLSQLSQDGGEIQVLKDSLLAFSESSRIFIHYLSATANDICKESKRQTISAEDVFKALEEIEFPEFIASLRTSLEEFKQKNAKRKSDTSKSKEAKKTKTEESPMENGKAEETEAEDVNVVVNGE